A genomic window from Terrisporobacter glycolicus ATCC 14880 = DSM 1288 includes:
- the cas6 gene encoding CRISPR-associated endoribonuclease Cas6, translating into MRFELIFQLKNKTFPVDYRRVILSYIKKSLQDMSDGKYYEKYFKDTIQKDFSFSVQFPKMKFTKENIELEEDKIKVLFTTDNTKKTGLLLQQSFIKQKYKDFNIPNNNSMTLININQKREQKITNSKVIFKTYGLCVRDHNKESNKDTHYTYQDERFNEQLKIVLANEAKKAGFSQSLIDNLKFIPLNCKKVLIKHYGVYVDTTVGTFFLEGHPSLLQYFYNVGLGSRRAMFGYLDLVTQDL; encoded by the coding sequence ATGAGATTCGAATTGATATTTCAACTTAAAAATAAGACTTTTCCAGTAGACTATAGACGAGTTATTTTAAGTTACATAAAAAAATCATTACAAGATATGTCTGATGGGAAATATTATGAAAAATATTTCAAAGATACAATACAAAAAGATTTTAGCTTTTCTGTGCAATTTCCAAAAATGAAATTTACAAAAGAAAATATAGAATTAGAAGAAGATAAAATAAAGGTACTATTTACAACTGATAATACTAAAAAAACAGGATTGTTACTTCAACAATCATTTATAAAACAAAAATACAAAGACTTCAACATACCTAATAATAATTCAATGACACTAATTAACATCAATCAAAAAAGAGAACAGAAAATCACTAATTCAAAGGTAATATTTAAAACTTATGGATTATGTGTAAGAGATCATAACAAGGAAAGTAATAAAGACACTCACTATACATATCAAGATGAAAGATTCAATGAACAACTAAAAATAGTTTTAGCTAATGAAGCGAAAAAAGCAGGATTTAGTCAATCGTTAATAGATAATTTGAAATTTATACCGTTAAACTGTAAAAAAGTTTTAATAAAGCATTATGGTGTTTATGTTGACACCACAGTAGGCACATTTTTCTTAGAAGGTCATCCATCTCTTCTACAATACTTCTATAATGTAGGTTTAGGTAGTCGTAGAGCAATGTTTGGGTATTTAGATTTAGTTACACAAGACTTATAA
- a CDS encoding asparaginase translates to MSEVLLEVSRGPLVENIHRGDVAVVGKDGKLKYYKGDPYKVAYLRSSLKPVQAINVFLSGANEKYNFEDEEIAIMCASHYGQDIHKKVIDKILEKIGLTQENLLCRGGYSLNEDYKTFQIANHIHLIPANSDCSGKHSGMLASCLAKGYDIENYNSINHPLQKDIKKLVAEFCEIDEDKILIGVDGCGVPVHGMPLYNAALAFAKFTHTDDLQIDVKNACDRIFKSMNNAPEMVAGIDGFCTELIKNTNGKLIGKLGADGVYCVAVNGVDMGIAIKIEDGNYTRALAPVVMRCLEDLDVLTLEEMKALERFRGEDLKNSLGNTIGQVRSVFHLDKV, encoded by the coding sequence ATGTCAGAAGTTCTTTTAGAAGTAAGCAGAGGTCCATTGGTGGAAAATATCCATAGAGGTGATGTGGCAGTAGTAGGAAAAGATGGAAAACTTAAATACTACAAAGGAGATCCTTACAAAGTCGCATATTTACGTTCATCACTAAAGCCAGTTCAAGCTATTAATGTGTTTTTAAGTGGAGCCAATGAAAAATACAATTTTGAAGATGAAGAAATAGCAATTATGTGCGCATCTCACTATGGACAAGATATACACAAAAAAGTCATAGACAAAATACTTGAGAAAATAGGACTAACACAAGAAAACCTTCTTTGTAGAGGAGGATATTCTTTAAATGAAGACTATAAAACATTTCAAATAGCTAATCATATTCACTTAATTCCAGCCAATTCTGATTGCTCAGGAAAACACAGTGGAATGCTTGCATCTTGCTTAGCAAAAGGATATGACATAGAAAATTATAACTCAATAAACCACCCCCTACAAAAAGATATAAAAAAACTTGTAGCTGAATTTTGTGAAATAGATGAAGATAAAATTTTAATAGGTGTGGATGGATGCGGCGTTCCTGTTCACGGCATGCCTCTTTACAATGCTGCTCTAGCTTTTGCCAAATTTACTCATACTGATGATTTACAAATAGATGTTAAAAATGCTTGTGATAGAATTTTCAAATCCATGAACAATGCACCAGAGATGGTTGCTGGTATAGATGGATTTTGTACAGAATTAATAAAAAATACCAATGGAAAACTTATAGGAAAGCTGGGAGCTGATGGTGTTTATTGTGTGGCTGTAAATGGTGTAGATATGGGTATTGCCATAAAAATAGAAGATGGAAATTACACAAGGGCCCTAGCTCCTGTTGTTATGAGATGTTTGGAGGATCTTGATGTGCTAACTTTGGAAGAGATGAAGGCTTTGGAAAGATTTAGAGGAGAAGATTTGAAAAATAGTCTGGGAAATACTATAGGTCAAGTTAGATCAGTTTTTCATTTGGATAAAGTGTAA
- a CDS encoding staygreen family protein, translating into MEFDPNKLETTFIPPMTPLGPIEGRKYTLTHSDTTGMLFLDIGPEYNYSAINEELRDELLGKYKRYGYNSYILIFYAYVGDSDYFAASMKYGAFKYHLPFALQAIFYGDKELLNEHDFLLDTPIYVKFDSEIAIFDNYENYGYVRDYIL; encoded by the coding sequence ATGGAATTTGACCCAAACAAACTAGAAACCACATTTATCCCACCTATGACACCCTTGGGCCCAATTGAAGGCAGAAAATACACCCTTACTCATTCAGATACTACAGGTATGCTCTTTTTAGATATTGGTCCTGAGTACAATTATTCTGCCATAAATGAAGAACTGAGAGATGAACTTTTGGGAAAATATAAAAGATATGGTTATAACTCATATATATTGATTTTTTATGCTTATGTTGGAGATTCTGATTATTTTGCTGCATCAATGAAGTACGGTGCTTTTAAATATCATCTACCTTTTGCTCTTCAAGCTATTTTTTATGGAGATAAAGAATTATTAAATGAACACGATTTTTTACTTGATACACCTATTTACGTGAAATTTGATTCTGAAATTGCCATTTTTGACAATTATGAAAATTATGGTTATGTAAGAGACTATATCTTATAG
- a CDS encoding CocE/NonD family hydrolase, giving the protein MRQYKLYSSGIVYAHVYFKGNQVFVESLDVFTNTFSQKEELTEEKNQEYVALCKIDFLELAKKIDYYEECFVSEQEKIVTKFDEEYELASKGYYIQRKIKFPQNILMEDKELVGVLCPNREYASALIKEGYEDKTFLSQWKEIKEPIHPVKYEGMFDIVTRDGVKLSTDVFLPADITENIPAILVRTPYGKELNNQMYFRFVQRGYAVVIQDVRGRNLSEGEWIPNYFEVEDGDDTITWIANRPWSSKKVGMIGGSYLGYVQWAASASGNPYLSAMVSIVCAGSSFVDLPRRGGAFTSGMLAWAFAVSQQKFKPELMERDDWEEVLNIRPLNKIPEQALGYKIGFLDKWLEQKDYNEFWHMSNWHQRSQKREIPALIMSGWFDDNGMGTTEALDIVKDFPQGKRKVILGPWQHSGNSRYDLHGVDFGSNALRFDLDLNFLKWFDLHLKGIQNGIDKTEPVEYYTVGSNEWKSAKNWPVPEANKVEIYLSSEGNANTSDGNGKLVFENVEKEGVDAYDYDPKNPSTHIIDMSENEIEVPEDYTEEEKRQDILCYTTDTLEEDFTITGDIEVELYISSDAVDTDFVVRVTDVDENGKSIKLADGLISAKYRDGFSQPKYLEKDEVYKINILTTKISNRFKKGHKIRFTVTSSAKNFIFPNSNTKDGYNSEVTVIANNKVHHGRKYPSKIVVRKEN; this is encoded by the coding sequence ATGAGACAATATAAACTATATTCATCGGGAATAGTATATGCACATGTGTATTTTAAAGGGAATCAAGTATTTGTTGAATCTTTAGATGTTTTTACAAATACCTTTTCACAAAAAGAGGAATTAACTGAAGAAAAAAATCAAGAATATGTTGCTTTATGCAAAATAGATTTTTTAGAACTAGCTAAGAAAATAGATTATTATGAAGAATGCTTTGTAAGTGAACAAGAGAAAATAGTAACAAAATTTGATGAGGAATATGAATTAGCATCAAAGGGATATTATATACAAAGAAAAATTAAATTCCCTCAAAATATTTTAATGGAAGATAAAGAACTAGTTGGAGTACTATGTCCTAATCGTGAATATGCTTCTGCTTTAATAAAAGAAGGATATGAAGACAAAACATTTTTATCTCAGTGGAAAGAAATAAAAGAGCCTATTCATCCAGTAAAATATGAAGGTATGTTTGATATAGTAACTCGTGATGGAGTAAAATTATCAACAGATGTATTTTTACCAGCTGATATTACTGAAAATATTCCTGCTATACTTGTTAGAACTCCTTATGGAAAAGAATTAAATAATCAAATGTATTTTAGATTTGTTCAAAGAGGGTACGCAGTTGTAATACAAGATGTTAGAGGAAGAAACTTAAGTGAAGGTGAATGGATTCCAAACTATTTTGAAGTTGAAGATGGAGACGATACTATAACATGGATTGCTAATAGACCATGGAGTAGTAAAAAAGTAGGTATGATTGGTGGTTCATATTTAGGATATGTGCAATGGGCAGCATCAGCTAGTGGAAATCCATACCTTAGTGCTATGGTAAGTATAGTTTGTGCTGGCAGTTCTTTTGTTGATTTACCAAGACGAGGTGGAGCATTTACTTCTGGAATGTTAGCATGGGCATTTGCCGTATCTCAGCAAAAATTCAAACCAGAACTAATGGAAAGAGATGACTGGGAAGAAGTATTAAATATCAGACCTTTAAATAAAATACCAGAGCAAGCTTTAGGATATAAAATAGGATTTTTAGATAAATGGTTAGAACAAAAAGATTATAATGAGTTTTGGCATATGTCAAATTGGCATCAAAGAAGTCAAAAAAGAGAAATACCTGCTTTAATAATGTCAGGATGGTTTGATGATAATGGAATGGGAACTACAGAAGCTTTAGATATAGTGAAAGACTTCCCACAAGGTAAGCGTAAAGTAATACTTGGGCCATGGCAACATAGTGGAAACTCAAGATATGATTTACATGGAGTAGACTTTGGAAGTAATGCTCTTAGATTTGATTTAGATTTAAACTTCTTAAAGTGGTTTGATTTACATTTAAAAGGAATCCAAAATGGAATAGATAAAACAGAGCCAGTAGAATATTACACAGTTGGTTCAAATGAATGGAAAAGTGCTAAAAATTGGCCTGTACCAGAAGCCAATAAAGTAGAAATATACTTAAGTAGTGAAGGTAATGCTAATACATCTGATGGAAATGGAAAGCTTGTATTTGAAAATGTGGAAAAAGAAGGTGTGGATGCTTACGATTATGATCCTAAAAATCCTTCTACTCATATTATAGATATGAGTGAAAATGAAATAGAAGTTCCAGAAGATTACACAGAAGAAGAAAAAAGACAAGATATATTATGCTATACGACAGATACTCTTGAAGAAGATTTTACTATAACAGGAGATATAGAAGTAGAACTTTATATATCTTCTGATGCTGTAGACACAGACTTTGTAGTTAGAGTTACAGATGTTGATGAAAATGGAAAATCTATAAAATTAGCTGATGGACTTATTTCAGCTAAATATAGAGATGGTTTTTCACAGCCTAAGTATTTAGAAAAAGATGAAGTATATAAGATAAATATATTAACTACAAAAATATCTAATAGGTTTAAAAAGGGTCATAAGATAAGATTTACTGTAACATCAAGTGCTAAAAACTTTATATTCCCAAATAGTAATACAAAAGATGGATATAACAGTGAAGTTACAGTAATAGCAAATAATAAAGTGCATCATGGTAGAAAATATCCTTCTAAAATAGTTGTTAGAAAAGAAAATTAA
- a CDS encoding DUF819 domain-containing protein, with the protein MKTLFDTPDFLLLIMFLTVAMGFWLQRVKMFKSLGPALTVIVLGIVLSNFKIVPVNHEVYGIISGYCVPLSICICLLSLDLKEMRKLSKQPIIALCSAVFSVCVMAFIFGLVFGGKIDEGWKVAGMFVGTYTGGSSNLTAIAVGLDAARETIAAANAADYVIGIPTLIFMFAAPAILRNSKFFNKIWPYHHTPEELEGNGDHTELMASKEWSIQDIAWMLAIGFTVVAIATQLAGMFFSEGFRSAGRVILITTISIIVAQFPQVKKLRGNFDLGLYIALLFLVTIGFAVDLQQFFGSTLYITIFCFCVVAGCTLLHLIITRLFKVKYEFVLLSIVGAISDGPTAALVASSAQWKGLINIGLLMGVLAGACGNYAGITVAYLIKGALGM; encoded by the coding sequence ATGAAGACACTTTTTGACACACCAGATTTTTTACTGTTAATAATGTTTTTAACAGTAGCGATGGGATTTTGGCTACAAAGAGTTAAAATGTTTAAATCTTTAGGTCCAGCATTAACAGTTATAGTATTAGGTATAGTACTTTCAAATTTTAAAATAGTACCAGTGAATCATGAGGTATATGGAATTATATCAGGGTATTGTGTACCACTTTCAATATGTATTTGTTTACTTAGTTTAGATTTAAAAGAAATGAGAAAACTTTCTAAACAACCTATAATAGCACTTTGTTCAGCTGTATTTTCAGTTTGTGTAATGGCATTTATATTTGGTTTAGTTTTCGGAGGGAAAATAGATGAAGGATGGAAAGTTGCTGGGATGTTCGTAGGAACATATACAGGAGGTAGTTCAAACCTTACAGCTATAGCAGTAGGACTTGATGCAGCTCGTGAAACAATAGCAGCAGCAAATGCAGCAGACTATGTAATAGGTATACCAACTTTAATATTCATGTTTGCAGCACCAGCGATTTTAAGAAACTCTAAATTCTTTAATAAAATATGGCCTTATCACCATACACCAGAGGAGCTTGAAGGTAATGGAGATCATACAGAACTTATGGCTTCTAAAGAGTGGAGTATACAAGATATAGCTTGGATGCTTGCTATAGGATTTACAGTAGTTGCAATAGCTACACAACTTGCAGGAATGTTCTTCAGTGAAGGATTCAGAAGTGCAGGAAGAGTAATACTAATAACAACTATATCTATAATAGTAGCTCAATTCCCACAAGTTAAAAAACTTAGAGGAAACTTTGACTTAGGATTATACATAGCGTTATTATTCTTAGTAACTATAGGATTTGCAGTTGATTTACAACAATTCTTTGGATCAACTTTATATATAACTATATTCTGTTTCTGTGTTGTTGCAGGATGTACTTTATTACATTTAATAATAACTCGTTTATTTAAAGTTAAATATGAGTTTGTTTTACTATCAATAGTTGGTGCTATATCAGATGGACCAACAGCAGCTTTAGTAGCATCAAGTGCGCAGTGGAAAGGTCTTATAAATATAGGTCTTTTGATGGGAGTACTAGCTGGAGCTTGCGGTAACTATGCGGGTATTACAGTAGCTTATCTTATTAAAGGTGCTTTAGGAATGTAA
- a CDS encoding mandelate racemase/muconate lactonizing enzyme family protein: MKIVDIKIEKLRIDLKEPFKIAFAVQDYADNVIVKIVTDEGYYGLGEAAPFAPVTGETVDGVVNTLKMFRSGLIGMDPLNIEGIHVLMDRLIVGNTAAKAAIDIALYDIKGKVMGQPLYKVLGGYDNKIQTDMTIGIDTPENMALKAKKSVIEDGFRILKVKAGINPSDDVKALQLIRQAVGNDIRLRVDANQGYCVNDAIAVLKEFEKVGVEAVEQCLPYWNLADSRRIRDNVNLKVMLDETIKSPMDAAKACKIDAADILNIKLMKSGGLYNALKINAIAEANDVRCMVGCMLETKIAITAGASLVAAKKNITEADCDSFMYCVDPDNGMKGGFERDKDIFTLLDKPGLGIEFDF, translated from the coding sequence ATGAAAATAGTTGATATTAAAATCGAAAAATTACGTATTGATTTAAAGGAACCTTTTAAAATTGCATTTGCAGTGCAAGATTATGCTGATAATGTGATAGTAAAAATAGTTACAGATGAAGGCTATTACGGTTTAGGTGAAGCAGCACCTTTTGCTCCTGTAACAGGAGAAACAGTTGACGGAGTAGTTAACACATTAAAAATGTTTAGAAGTGGTTTAATAGGTATGGATCCTTTAAATATAGAAGGAATACATGTTTTAATGGACAGATTAATAGTTGGAAACACTGCAGCAAAAGCAGCTATAGATATAGCACTTTATGATATAAAAGGTAAAGTAATGGGACAACCTCTTTATAAAGTTCTTGGTGGATATGATAATAAAATCCAAACAGATATGACAATAGGTATAGATACTCCTGAAAATATGGCTTTAAAAGCTAAAAAGAGTGTAATAGAAGATGGCTTTAGAATATTAAAAGTTAAAGCAGGAATAAATCCTAGTGATGATGTTAAAGCGCTTCAATTAATAAGACAAGCTGTTGGTAATGATATACGTTTACGTGTAGATGCAAATCAAGGATACTGTGTAAATGATGCAATAGCTGTTCTTAAAGAATTTGAAAAAGTTGGAGTAGAAGCTGTAGAACAATGTTTACCATATTGGAATTTAGCTGATTCAAGAAGAATAAGAGATAATGTTAACCTTAAAGTTATGTTAGATGAAACTATTAAATCACCAATGGATGCAGCAAAAGCTTGTAAAATAGATGCAGCAGATATATTAAATATTAAACTTATGAAATCTGGTGGACTTTATAATGCATTAAAAATAAATGCTATAGCTGAAGCTAATGATGTTAGATGTATGGTTGGTTGTATGCTTGAAACAAAAATAGCTATAACAGCTGGAGCAAGTTTAGTAGCAGCCAAGAAAAACATAACAGAAGCTGATTGTGATAGTTTCATGTATTGTGTAGATCCTGATAATGGAATGAAGGGTGGATTTGAAAGAGACAAAGACATCTTTACATTATTAGATAAGCCAGGATTAGGAATTGAATTTGATTTTTAA
- a CDS encoding helix-turn-helix domain-containing protein, whose product MLGEKIRNFRKNKSITIQEMADSTGLSIGYISQVERNLVDPSLSSLRKISAALDIPTYLLMEVEKNNNDLTIRKDNILIMKQPKSTIEYHCLTPMPDENFIPKSLVIRFKLNANSKDGDIPVVHESEEIIMVEKGNLIIHTGDETVELMQGDSTIIKGNIPHIVENKGDEEAVAISIFTPALWKFPYKK is encoded by the coding sequence ATGCTTGGAGAAAAAATCAGAAATTTTAGAAAAAACAAGAGTATAACTATACAAGAAATGGCAGATTCAACAGGTTTATCTATTGGATATATATCACAAGTTGAAAGAAATTTAGTAGACCCATCACTATCTTCACTTAGGAAAATATCAGCCGCTTTAGATATACCAACTTATTTACTTATGGAAGTAGAAAAAAATAATAATGACCTTACTATAAGAAAAGATAATATTCTTATAATGAAGCAACCAAAATCTACTATAGAGTACCATTGCCTTACTCCTATGCCTGACGAGAATTTTATACCAAAATCCCTTGTGATTAGATTTAAATTAAATGCTAATAGTAAGGATGGAGATATACCTGTAGTTCATGAAAGTGAAGAGATTATAATGGTTGAGAAAGGTAATCTGATTATTCATACTGGAGATGAGACTGTCGAGCTTATGCAAGGTGACTCCACTATAATCAAAGGAAACATACCTCATATTGTAGAAAATAAGGGTGATGAAGAGGCAGTTGCTATATCTATATTTACACCTGCTTTATGGAAGTTTCCTTACAAAAAATAA